From the Desulfovibrio sp. UIB00 genome, one window contains:
- a CDS encoding GGDEF domain-containing protein: MRIFTRSLKTQFIEAFTLLILLSSCFLAAITGREASSEARYERGLLLTNRVQSLAKALDQSMWFWIKEVGTLRHTVGLIGGDMKKLSIAVNRLQDTMPAFAWIGLMNPQGMVLVATDGVLEGTDLSICAIFRQGKNGLFVGDVRKATLLAQLLPHPENAPMKFVDISMPIGEGELKDWVLVAHLSWAWAREVEEFILSGEGSDTNTKIMVLGADGGVILGGDNNEKPLALPLLQELEHSTSAWAVETWPDGIAYLTAAVSCTGFKDYDGLQWSVVARQSLDAAYEPVRRLVARILVAGLLLAVLFALVAGYIAQRTIAPLKALTAAADRLSRGERVTIPRNRGIREIEVLSASLSTLVENLTRTEKDRNRIQHTAERDALTGLLNRHGLAARIDEAMPSLAQSQGLVELLYMDLDGFKPINDAHGHHVGDAVLTILGQRLTRCLRKDDVLVRLGGDEFLALLGHTRGTPDILRTISRIREDVGAPISIDGLMLRIGISIGHATWHCASETVEDALKRADSELYMAKRASKASQEVL; this comes from the coding sequence ATGCGCATATTCACGCGCAGCCTCAAGACGCAGTTTATTGAGGCATTCACGCTGCTTATCCTGCTGTCATCATGCTTTCTTGCGGCCATAACCGGGCGCGAAGCCAGCAGCGAGGCCCGCTACGAACGCGGCCTGCTGCTGACCAACCGCGTGCAATCCCTTGCCAAGGCCCTTGATCAGTCCATGTGGTTCTGGATCAAGGAGGTTGGCACCCTGCGCCACACTGTGGGGCTGATCGGCGGGGATATGAAAAAACTATCCATCGCCGTGAACAGATTGCAGGACACCATGCCCGCCTTTGCCTGGATCGGACTCATGAATCCTCAGGGCATGGTTCTGGTCGCCACCGATGGCGTGCTGGAGGGAACCGATCTTTCCATCTGCGCCATCTTCCGCCAGGGCAAAAACGGCCTTTTTGTGGGTGACGTGCGCAAAGCCACCCTGCTTGCCCAACTGCTGCCCCACCCAGAAAATGCCCCGATGAAATTTGTGGATATCAGCATGCCCATTGGCGAGGGCGAGCTGAAAGACTGGGTTCTGGTAGCCCATCTGAGCTGGGCATGGGCCAGAGAGGTGGAGGAATTCATCCTTTCGGGCGAAGGCTCGGATACCAACACCAAGATCATGGTTCTCGGTGCAGACGGCGGTGTCATCCTGGGCGGCGACAACAATGAAAAACCGCTGGCCTTGCCCCTGCTGCAAGAACTTGAACACTCCACTTCGGCCTGGGCCGTGGAAACATGGCCCGATGGCATTGCTTACCTCACTGCGGCAGTAAGCTGCACGGGATTTAAAGACTACGATGGCTTGCAGTGGAGCGTGGTGGCGCGGCAATCGCTGGATGCCGCCTACGAACCCGTGCGTCGCCTTGTGGCGCGCATTCTTGTGGCTGGCCTCTTGCTTGCGGTGCTGTTTGCGCTGGTTGCCGGATACATCGCCCAGCGCACCATTGCCCCCCTCAAGGCGCTTACCGCCGCCGCAGACCGGCTCAGCCGGGGCGAACGCGTTACCATTCCGCGCAACAGGGGCATACGCGAAATTGAAGTGCTTTCAGCCTCCCTGTCCACCCTGGTTGAAAACCTCACCCGCACAGAAAAAGACCGGAACCGTATCCAGCATACCGCAGAGCGCGATGCCCTCACAGGCCTGCTGAACAGGCACGGACTGGCCGCGCGCATTGACGAAGCCATGCCCAGCCTGGCGCAAAGCCAGGGGCTGGTTGAGCTGCTGTACATGGATCTGGACGGCTTTAAACCAATCAACGATGCGCACGGACACCATGTGGGCGATGCTGTGCTGACCATTCTGGGGCAGCGCCTTACGCGCTGTCTGCGCAAGGATGATGTGCTGGTGCGGCTGGGGGGCGACGAGTTTCTGGCCCTGCTCGGCCATACCAGGGGCACGCCAGACATACTGCGCACCATCAGCCGCATCCGCGAGGATGTGGGAGCCCCCATTTCCATTGACGGCCTCATGCTGCGCATCGGCATCAGCATAGGGCACGCCACATGGCACTGCGCGAGCGAGACTGTTGAAGATGCGCTCAAACGGGCAGACAGCGAACTTTACATGGCCAAACGTGCATCAAAAGCCTCGCAGGAAGTGCTGTAG
- the modB gene encoding molybdate ABC transporter permease subunit, with protein sequence MDFDLAFIWSPLELSLRVAGAATAVSFVVATLAAWRLARKKGPMPALLDALCSLPLVLPPTVLGYYLILLVGRRGVFGHGLAELGINLIFSWQGAVVAATVVVFPLIYKSARAALEQVDKHLEDAARTLGASEWRVFISVSLPLAWKGIFAGIMLAFARGMGEFGATLMIAGNIPGKTQTLALAIYDAFQAGNDLQASWLVFITSAVCVTLLMAAELLVKLKRRRR encoded by the coding sequence ATGGATTTTGACCTAGCGTTTATCTGGAGCCCGCTGGAGCTTTCGTTGCGCGTGGCAGGAGCGGCTACGGCTGTTTCCTTTGTTGTGGCAACACTGGCGGCCTGGCGGCTGGCCCGCAAAAAAGGTCCCATGCCCGCCCTGCTGGACGCCCTGTGCTCGTTGCCGCTGGTGCTGCCCCCAACTGTGCTGGGCTACTATCTCATCTTGTTGGTGGGGCGGCGCGGCGTTTTTGGGCATGGACTGGCGGAACTGGGCATCAACCTGATTTTTTCCTGGCAGGGGGCTGTGGTTGCAGCCACTGTTGTGGTGTTCCCGCTTATCTACAAGTCAGCCCGCGCGGCGCTGGAGCAGGTGGACAAACATCTGGAAGACGCGGCCCGCACGCTTGGGGCCTCGGAATGGAGGGTGTTTATCAGCGTGTCGCTGCCATTGGCCTGGAAAGGTATTTTTGCGGGCATCATGCTGGCCTTTGCGCGCGGCATGGGCGAATTTGGCGCAACCCTGATGATTGCGGGCAATATCCCCGGCAAGACCCAGACCCTGGCTCTTGCCATCTACGATGCCTTTCAGGCGGGCAATGACCTCCAGGCCTCCTGGCTTGTGTTCATTACCTCCGCCGTGTGCGTGACCTTGCTGATGGCGGCGGAGCTGCTTGTGAAACTCAAGAGGCGGCGCAGATGA
- a CDS encoding sulfite exporter TauE/SafE family protein has translation MDLLSLDPSQFIALTPVSVAFLLAVGFVGGLVSGFIGSGGAFILTPGMMGLGVPGAVAVASNMCHKFPKAMVGAIKRYRFGQVDVKLGMVIAATAGIGVQIGIRIQRFILEKWGQAGSDLYVSVSFVVVLVVVGSYILKDALHSSHSGKEDDESTPPLAQKLQAINLPPMMSFPKSGLRISLWFTLPVGIATGMLAATIAVGGFVGVPGLIYVIGVPGLIASGTELVTAFVMGLCGSVNWAMHGMIDIRLVFIILAGSLLGVQLGAIGTTYVKPIMIKYVMAAIMLIVAASRIVALPGYLNALGLIQMGPGILYLLKVVSFITMCAGLLVGAGMILGGMWRGQKRNRKEAALGNPA, from the coding sequence ATGGATCTGCTCAGTCTTGACCCGTCCCAGTTCATCGCACTCACGCCCGTTTCTGTGGCCTTTCTGCTGGCCGTGGGATTTGTGGGCGGGCTTGTAAGCGGCTTTATCGGTTCCGGCGGGGCCTTTATTCTCACGCCGGGCATGATGGGCCTGGGTGTGCCCGGCGCCGTGGCTGTTGCCAGCAATATGTGCCACAAGTTCCCCAAGGCCATGGTGGGCGCCATCAAGCGCTACCGCTTCGGTCAGGTGGATGTAAAACTGGGCATGGTTATCGCCGCCACAGCTGGCATAGGCGTACAGATTGGCATCCGCATTCAGCGTTTTATTCTGGAAAAGTGGGGCCAGGCCGGGTCTGATCTTTACGTCAGCGTTTCCTTTGTGGTGGTTCTTGTTGTGGTGGGCAGCTATATTCTCAAGGATGCCCTGCACTCCAGCCACTCCGGCAAGGAGGATGACGAAAGCACGCCGCCCCTTGCCCAAAAGTTGCAGGCCATCAACCTGCCCCCCATGATGTCCTTTCCCAAATCCGGCTTGCGCATTTCTCTGTGGTTTACCCTGCCCGTGGGCATTGCCACCGGCATGCTGGCTGCCACCATTGCCGTGGGCGGATTTGTGGGCGTACCGGGGCTTATCTATGTGATCGGCGTACCCGGACTCATTGCATCAGGCACGGAACTGGTCACGGCCTTTGTCATGGGCCTGTGCGGCTCGGTCAACTGGGCCATGCACGGCATGATAGACATCCGCCTCGTCTTTATCATCCTGGCTGGCTCCCTGCTCGGCGTGCAGCTTGGGGCCATCGGCACCACCTACGTCAAGCCCATCATGATCAAGTACGTTATGGCCGCCATCATGCTCATTGTTGCCGCAAGCCGCATAGTCGCCCTGCCGGGCTACCTCAACGCGCTGGGGCTTATCCAGATGGGCCCAGGGATTCTCTATCTGCTCAAGGTCGTGAGCTTCATAACCATGTGCGCCGGATTGCTTGTTGGCGCGGGCATGATCCTTGGCGGCATGTGGCGCGGGCAAAAGCGCAACCGCAAAGAAGCGGCGCTGGGCAACCCGGCCTAA
- a CDS encoding ATP-binding protein translates to MLPHLSVWHTIRGKIAVGTGLFLVMLLLLGGIACYDLGRIDRAARLIDMVDDLRSDVLEMRRYEKNLQLFPGRKGDLLALRSFVELARERATSVGQDYNAAMGRRVGDGAHHNLDLLLEGFGTYEALLEDQPTDGAALTDQGQRLSELADSAVRRMRQGIFAAVGDLRTQMLGAIAALLACGVAFAWLIGRQIMRALGAIESAARNVGAGMPLPPPPPQLEEEARHVLQTLDGMAAELEKRHSLLLQEKKLASLGVLTSGVAHQLNNPLNNISVGCQLLGEDVNDARQGLRPMPTAEDVTAQLDEIQAEVVRARDIVRGLLDFARDRPFTVALHDLSGLVRRAVGLVRHDMGATVQITVDVPEGLQLPVDAQRMQEVLINLLLNAAQAMNGKGEVHITASVDELAGMAELRVRDSGKGIEPENLGRVFDPFFSLKPVGEGTGLGLSIAFGIVGKHNGKLEVQSQPGQGACFTVRLPLAERHDADGSGAET, encoded by the coding sequence ATGCTTCCGCATTTATCTGTCTGGCATACCATTCGCGGCAAGATTGCCGTGGGCACGGGCCTGTTCTTGGTCATGTTGCTGCTTTTGGGCGGCATCGCCTGTTATGATCTGGGGCGCATCGACAGGGCGGCCCGACTGATCGACATGGTGGACGACCTGCGCAGCGACGTGCTCGAGATGCGCAGGTACGAAAAAAACCTGCAACTTTTCCCCGGCAGAAAGGGCGACCTGCTTGCCCTGCGCAGTTTTGTGGAGCTGGCGCGGGAGCGGGCCACATCTGTGGGGCAGGATTATAACGCAGCCATGGGCCGCCGGGTGGGCGATGGCGCGCACCATAATCTTGACCTGCTGCTGGAAGGCTTCGGCACCTATGAGGCCCTGCTGGAAGATCAGCCCACAGACGGCGCAGCGCTCACCGATCAAGGGCAGCGCCTGAGCGAGCTGGCTGATTCGGCGGTGCGGCGCATGCGTCAGGGCATTTTTGCCGCCGTGGGGGATCTGCGCACCCAGATGCTGGGGGCCATTGCTGCCTTGCTGGCCTGCGGGGTGGCTTTTGCATGGCTTATCGGCAGGCAGATCATGCGCGCCCTTGGGGCCATTGAAAGCGCCGCCCGCAACGTTGGCGCGGGCATGCCCTTGCCGCCGCCCCCGCCGCAGCTTGAGGAAGAAGCGCGGCATGTGCTCCAGACGCTTGACGGCATGGCGGCGGAGCTGGAAAAGCGCCACTCCCTGCTGTTGCAGGAAAAAAAGTTGGCTTCTCTTGGTGTGCTGACCTCCGGCGTGGCCCACCAGCTGAACAATCCCCTCAACAATATTTCCGTTGGCTGTCAGCTGCTCGGCGAGGATGTGAACGATGCCCGGCAGGGGCTGCGGCCCATGCCCACGGCTGAAGACGTGACAGCGCAGCTGGATGAAATCCAGGCCGAGGTTGTTCGTGCCCGCGATATTGTGCGCGGCCTGCTGGATTTTGCGCGCGATCGGCCCTTTACCGTTGCCCTGCATGATCTTTCCGGCCTTGTGCGCAGGGCTGTTGGCCTTGTGCGGCACGACATGGGCGCAACGGTACAGATTACAGTGGACGTGCCTGAAGGGCTGCAACTGCCCGTGGATGCCCAGCGCATGCAGGAGGTGCTTATCAACCTTCTGCTCAATGCGGCACAGGCCATGAATGGCAAGGGTGAAGTGCATATCACCGCCTCTGTGGACGAACTGGCGGGTATGGCAGAGCTGCGCGTGCGCGACTCTGGCAAGGGTATTGAACCCGAGAATCTTGGCCGGGTGTTTGATCCCTTTTTCAGCCTCAAGCCCGTGGGCGAAGGGACGGGCCTTGGGCTGTCCATAGCCTTTGGCATTGTGGGCAAGCACAACGGGAAGCTCGAAGTGCAGAGCCAACCGGGGCAAGGGGCGTGTTTTACCGTGCGGCTGCCCCTTGCGGAACGGCATGACGCAGACGGTTCAGGAGCAGAGACATGA
- a CDS encoding ATP-binding cassette domain-containing protein: protein MISLRLVKSFRNGVTPFNLDVRYDIGDEHKCAVLFGPSGSGKSLTMQCLAGLTKPDAGHIRIGDCTLYDAAQGVFISVQKRRIGYMFQDYALFPHLSLLQNVAYPRTGCWPWKVRGEERDKAQAMLERLGIGHLAAHLPSQISGGQRQRAALARALNADPLLLLLDEPFSALDPLLRERLREELLELMDDLTIPAVIISHDPDDVDTFAGGLVLYDRGGARTVPDYADLRKDFATAGKCLRHLQEQAWV from the coding sequence ATGATCTCGTTGCGGCTGGTAAAAAGTTTCAGGAACGGGGTTACGCCCTTCAATCTGGATGTGCGCTACGACATCGGCGACGAACACAAGTGCGCGGTGCTTTTTGGCCCTTCCGGTTCCGGCAAATCGCTGACCATGCAGTGTCTGGCGGGGCTGACAAAGCCCGACGCAGGCCACATCCGTATCGGCGACTGCACGTTGTACGATGCTGCGCAGGGCGTGTTTATTTCTGTGCAGAAGCGGCGTATCGGCTACATGTTTCAGGATTACGCCCTGTTTCCGCACCTGAGCCTGTTGCAGAACGTGGCCTATCCGCGCACGGGCTGCTGGCCCTGGAAGGTGCGCGGCGAGGAGCGTGACAAGGCGCAGGCCATGCTGGAACGTTTGGGCATCGGGCATCTGGCGGCCCATCTGCCCTCGCAGATATCCGGCGGGCAGCGGCAGCGCGCAGCTCTGGCCCGCGCCCTTAATGCAGACCCGTTGCTTCTGCTGCTTGACGAGCCTTTTTCTGCGCTTGATCCCCTGCTGCGCGAACGCCTGCGCGAAGAACTGCTCGAACTGATGGATGACCTGACCATCCCTGCCGTGATTATCAGCCACGATCCTGACGATGTGGATACCTTTGCGGGCGGGCTTGTGCTCTATGACCGGGGCGGCGCGCGCACGGTGCCGGACTATGCCGATCTGCGCAAGGATTTTGCCACAGCGGGCAAGTGCCTGCGGCATTTGCAGGAGCAGGCCTGGGTCTGA
- a CDS encoding TOBE domain-containing protein, with product MEKNKNREEMAALLRSLSSADRAWLRQRLMRRDSAALLQDTGRISPRELLAVETWLWERASAARGPREKRPRLRMWLIFMLLRYAALRLVEIFEIMPSHLDFQDGVIHVPGSNDAPGREVPLPLTISRRLRRVLEDPALFPETRELMRCDASYVRRCLQQCGAACGLPKGLLSARALRHTRALELGRQGLPLPVVDIFLGRRSAPGQSGIVRCDPQEAKRLLREQLQRERPMKTSARNVFQGRITSLRQSGLLVEVVLRTAGGLRVASLITDESAKTLALNEGKLVNASIKAPWVLVQGGELSPKSSPPAENCFTGVVERVREDEMVAEILVALGEGSQVCALRNRGPENPINLVAGQTVTVFFKAFSVILTVD from the coding sequence ATGGAAAAAAACAAAAACCGTGAGGAAATGGCCGCGCTTTTGCGCTCCCTCTCTTCCGCAGACAGGGCATGGCTGCGCCAACGCCTTATGCGGCGGGACTCTGCCGCTCTGCTGCAGGATACAGGACGCATCAGCCCGCGCGAGCTTCTGGCCGTGGAAACATGGCTGTGGGAACGGGCCAGCGCTGCCCGTGGCCCGCGCGAAAAACGCCCCCGCCTGCGCATGTGGCTGATTTTCATGCTGTTGCGTTATGCGGCCCTGCGACTTGTGGAAATTTTTGAGATCATGCCCTCGCATCTTGATTTTCAGGACGGCGTTATCCATGTGCCGGGCAGTAATGATGCCCCCGGGCGCGAGGTTCCCCTGCCGCTTACCATCAGCCGCCGCCTCAGGCGCGTGCTGGAAGACCCGGCGCTGTTTCCTGAAACCCGCGAACTCATGCGCTGCGACGCGAGCTATGTGCGCCGCTGCCTGCAACAGTGCGGCGCGGCCTGCGGCCTGCCCAAGGGCCTTTTGAGCGCCCGCGCCCTGCGCCATACCCGCGCCCTCGAGCTGGGCAGGCAGGGCCTGCCCCTGCCCGTGGTGGATATTTTTCTTGGCCGGCGATCCGCGCCCGGCCAGAGCGGCATTGTCCGCTGCGACCCGCAGGAGGCCAAACGCCTGCTGCGCGAACAACTGCAAAGGGAGCGACCCATGAAAACCAGTGCGCGCAACGTCTTTCAGGGGCGCATAACCTCATTGCGCCAAAGCGGGCTGCTGGTCGAAGTGGTGCTGCGCACCGCAGGCGGCCTGCGTGTGGCCTCGCTCATTACGGACGAAAGCGCCAAGACCCTGGCCCTCAATGAGGGCAAGCTTGTTAATGCCAGCATCAAAGCCCCTTGGGTGCTGGTGCAGGGGGGCGAACTCTCGCCCAAAAGCTCCCCTCCGGCGGAGAACTGCTTTACCGGCGTGGTGGAACGGGTGCGGGAAGATGAAATGGTGGCCGAAATTCTGGTGGCCCTCGGCGAAGGCAGTCAGGTCTGCGCCCTGCGCAACCGTGGGCCGGAAAACCCCATCAATCTTGTGGCCGGGCAGACTGTAACCGTATTTTTCAAGGCTTTTTCCGTCATTCTCACCGTAGATTAG
- the modA gene encoding molybdate ABC transporter substrate-binding protein, translating into MKKTVSARGAFCRIALALGCVALLSLPVQAAEITVSAAASLTNAFNEIKGVFEKKHTGLQVHTNYAASNPLLKQIQEGAPVDVFASADQGTMDKAVAAKVVDPATRKDFALNDLVLIVPAGSKKPAKLEDIKAFKRVAIGNPDSVPAGRYTKDALNTAKLWEAVQPQLILGNSVRQVLDYVARGEVDAGFVYRTDAKQLAEKVEVVMIVEGHDPVSYPIAVATTGKDAKMGQEFLNFVLSPEGQAVLAKYGFSKP; encoded by the coding sequence ATGAAAAAGACTGTATCCGCTCGTGGGGCCTTTTGCCGCATAGCTTTGGCGCTGGGTTGCGTGGCCTTGCTCAGCCTTCCCGTTCAGGCTGCGGAAATAACCGTTTCTGCCGCAGCCAGCCTTACCAATGCCTTTAACGAAATCAAAGGCGTGTTTGAAAAGAAGCACACGGGCTTGCAGGTGCACACCAATTATGCTGCCTCCAATCCGCTGCTCAAACAGATTCAGGAAGGCGCACCCGTAGACGTTTTTGCCTCTGCCGACCAGGGCACCATGGACAAGGCCGTGGCCGCCAAGGTTGTCGACCCCGCTACGCGCAAGGATTTTGCGCTCAACGACCTCGTGCTTATCGTGCCCGCTGGCTCCAAAAAGCCCGCCAAGCTTGAAGACATCAAGGCCTTCAAGCGCGTTGCCATCGGTAATCCCGATTCCGTGCCTGCCGGGCGTTACACCAAGGACGCGCTGAACACCGCCAAATTGTGGGAAGCCGTGCAGCCCCAGCTTATCCTGGGCAACAGCGTACGTCAGGTGCTGGACTATGTGGCCCGTGGCGAAGTTGATGCAGGTTTTGTTTACCGCACCGATGCCAAACAGCTGGCGGAAAAGGTTGAAGTGGTCATGATTGTGGAAGGTCATGATCCCGTGAGCTATCCTATCGCCGTGGCCACCACTGGCAAGGATGCCAAGATGGGCCAGGAATTTCTGAACTTTGTGCTTTCGCCTGAAGGTCAGGCCGTGCTTGCCAAGTACGGTTTCTCCAAGCCGTAG